The sequence ATAGGGCAAAACGGGGCTGGACATGTAAATCACTATGAAACCATGGCTGGAGATTTTTGACTTGATCCTAAGAGCAATGGGAAATCACTAAACTATTGAAGTACAGGATGGGTGTAAAGATGGGGGAGGAGAAGCAAAGATAGCAATTGAGCCAGGGCCCTAAGCCTGGTAAGCTGAAGGCCTTTTGCTGAGGGCCCTCTCAATCTCAGAGATGGCCTTTGCTCCCTTCCAGTGGGGTGTGGGCCTGATGGCTTGCCAAGAACTTCAGCCACCTGAGGGGACTAACCCTGTGCTATGTTGTTTATAGGTTTGACTTCAATGCTCATCCTGAATGCCATCAACTCACATCTGCGGAATAAACTCCCCCAATTTTCCTGTATCAAGGCCATTGACATCTATATGGTCGTATGCTTCTTCTTTGTGTTCCTGTCCTTGCTAGAATATGTCTACATCAACTATGTTTTCTACAGCCGAAGAGGACCTCAGCGCTCTCAGAGGCAACTCAGAAGAGCCCAAAGAGTCATGACCCGCTACCGCTACCAAGAGGCGATGCAGGTTTGGCTTTTTGACTGACAATCTGCTTTCCTTGAGCACTTCTTAAACCTAAGATTAGCACTTGACCCTTTCAAATTTCTTAGCTCCTTTAATCctcatacaacacacacacacacgtgcacacgcacacacacacacacacacgcacatgcacacacacgcacacgcacacacacacgcactccaGGTAAGAAAGAAGTAGAACAATTTATCATCACTCCTTTATAGGTTGAGTCATTGTCCAAGgtcataagtggcagagctatAGATTTCCCAAGACCTTTGGGCTTCAAATCCAGTCTACTTAGCATGCCTCCAGTGGCAGGCAATGGAGCCAGAGGGAAAGGGAACACAGGGAAGCtgaaaggaagagacaccagagaggcTGACCTAACCCTCCTTCCTTTGCTCTTTTGACTCCGAAAGCCATGCTGAGCATTTTGCTGCTGGCAGTACGTTAATGTCCCTCCTTTACAGGGAACTTACCCCCACCTACCTGAGGAGGTCTTGCCTCTGTCCACTACACAGCACTCCAGAGGGAGCAGCTGCCCCAGAGGGGCAAGAGCCATGAACTTCCCTTGCATGCAAACAGCCTCTCGGTCCTGTTCCTCAGCACCTTGCGCACAAGAGACCCCAGGAAGAAGAGGTGGCTTTCTCAGTGGAAGAGCCCATCAGTCATGTTACAAGTGCTCATGAGGAAAGTCCCCCCCCCACACTCCCTAAAAGTGATTGTACATGCAGTATTCGACCTCATGAGTCTATCCACTGTCTCCTTAAAGGATGACCAGTTGCACATAGAAGATGAAAATGGCTCTCCTCCCTCCAGACGGGTGTGGGCTGGCCTAGCAAGCCCAGAAAGCCTCGGCTCTCTAGCCTCCATCTCAGAGCAGGCACCTCTGGCCTCCTCAGAAAGCCTCAGCTCACTGTCTTCTCTCTCGGACCAGTCCTGGCTGGCCACTGCAGAAAGCCTGAGTGACCTCCCATCCACCTCAGAGCAGGCCGTGCCCAGCTATGGCATTCGCGTTAATGATATTGATATTGATGACAGTGTTATTCCTACTGAAATCCGCAACTGTGCAGAGGCCCATGGCCGTGCTGAGACCTGTGACCCAGAAGACTCTGAAGAGAGCTCCAACTCCGATGAGAGCCAAGACCATGGCCCCAGTAGGAAGCATCTGCTTGTCCACAGCCAGAGGTGTGTGCAAGAAGCAAACTACAACCTTGAGGAGATCCATGACACCCTTGATGAGATCCATAGCACCCTTCATGACATTTGTAGCTTGCCTGATGACGTCAGAGTTGAGAGTGGCTACCTTGACCTTGAGAAGCAACTCAAGTATAATGTTGACAGTACCTGGAGCCTTTATGGTAATGTTATGGGCTTTGATCCAGACAAGAACACTAACTCGGAGTCTGATGACAGTTCCCCCCCAAGCCCTGGGTGCTCCTTCAGTAAAGGGTTCTCTTCCAAGCTCTTTCACCCTGACTACATCCCTAAGGTCGACCAGTGCTCCCGgctcctcttccctcttgcctttgTGGTGTTCAACATTGTTTACTGGGTGTACCATATGTATTAGTTCCATAGTGTCCCAGAGTGACACTATGCTCCTTTCATAGTTCCTTTTGGTTCCGttttaccttcttttcttttttcgttCTACTTTGTGGTTATTTGGGCAGTTGAATCAGTTCCACCTTTCTCTTTACAAACATGAGGTGGGGAGTAGTTGGAAAGGTCGTGTTCTGGCTGGAAGTAAAGGGATTGAGGTGGAGTTGGAGGTAAATAGCACAttgatttcccttttcttccgAATACTATCACGTTTTCAAAGCCTTCTAACACCTAATAAGCACAGAAAAGCCCCCTGGAAATGGAAATGTTTAGAAGACAGAGAGGAGCCAGACTGGGGGACAGAAAGGATGCAAGCCCTGTACACAAAAACATTTCTGGGGACTTTTCTGTCCCACTAAAgtgttgagttttctttttcattacttttttcttctggtttttttttttcccctcctaggGATTATGGTCCTTGCTCACCCTCTGCTTAGGGTTTTACAGGAGAAAGCCAGACTGGGTTGGGGAAGGGCTAGCCATCTCTTGCAAATGCAGGTGGCTGGCTTTGGGGAACTTGGGGGATTTTGAAAGTGCCTTCcccccactatttttgtttttttcttgcggtacacaggcctctcactgccgtggcctctcccattgcggagcacaggctccggatgcacaggctcagcggccatggctcacgggcccagccactccgcggcatgtgggatcttcccggaccggggcacgaacccgtgtcccctgcatcggcaggcggactctcaaccactgtgccaccagggaagccctcccccactattttttctgttgtattttgaGTGTGGTGTTGTGGTGTGGGGTTGGGAATGgaatgtgggtgggtgggtaggggtGCTGAGTGAAATGTCAGGGTAAATGAGAGAGCATGTTCCCAGCAGGAGCTCGCAGAGGGTGAATGATGTTGGGTTGGAGATTACTCAGATTGAGGCAGCATCTTTGGAGGGATTGGAACTTCTCTTGCATATATTTCTGCTTCAGAATGTTTGACAATGGGGACTCAATACATCTGTCTAGGTCACATGCTGAGTTGATCACTAGACACAGTGCAAGCACTTGGTGAATGAAGACTAGGGTTTGGAAAGTTCACCATCTGATCTAGAATAGCTGTTGTTAATCAGTATACTGATTCTTTCTGTTTGTCAAGTGCATAGTAAGTGTCAACGAGCTTACCCACACATCCCATTGTTGAACCCTCACAAGAGTCCTGTGAGCCAGGGAAGGCAAAGTACATTGTCCCCAGTgttctgagggggaaaaaatggaatttatGTACCACACTTGAGGACATGCATCCAGTGAGTGGTGGAGCCACCCCACTTGCTCTTCCTTCTTCTTGTCCTCATAACTCTGTCAGCTGAGGTGCTCCCCTATCTCTCCTCCCTTTTACAAAAGGGGGGTGCTCCATCAGGTTCtgcttatgtgccaggcatcagaCCTCATCCTACAGCACCTGGAGCATCTCTGCAGAAAGAGACCAGTGACCAGCCAATGAGTGTGAACCGAGCACATTGAACATAGGCACTGCTCACCCGATGGAGCTCCTGAGGGAAGTGGGCAGTAGCCTGCATGCCAATTTGCCAAGCAGCTCCATTTCACTgacagaggaggtgggggagcaAGATTCGCCAAGCACCCAGCTTATGTTCCTCCTTCCTCCATAGGCAGAGCCTCTACTGCAGCCCCTCAGCCACCTACGCTTTTAACCGTGTTTCtatatttgtgtttctgtgtataCCTGGGTGTGTGTCTGCATCAAGGTAGTTCTGCGTGCACATACAACCACTTGAGAAGCTGTATAGTACTATGTACATCAGTGTAAATCTATATTGGTGTGTATaagatttgtatatataaaaacatgtagatgcacatgtgtgtgcatgtgtgcacccCTATGAAAGAGTGTGTAAACTTACGACTTACgtatgtgtgtgcttgtgtgtacacacatggGTGTATTCTGCATGCATGTGTATAAGTGCATTGTGCATACCTCTGTTTATTTATCTGATTTGAATAGGTGTGAAAGGAAATACGTGTGAAAGCATATGCATTCCCTTTTGGTGGCTCTTCTTGAACCACCAGAATTCCCTTGGCCTGTTCCCACATAAGAGGGGCCGTATTTGGCCGGACTACTTAACTGACCATTTCTTTCCAATTCCCTTGTTCCAGGGAGCGGTGTCTCCCGGTCCCCATCCACTCTTCTCCTCGTCCCTCCACCCATCTGTGCTGTCTCCTGGACGGAAGACGCAGAAGAAGTGAATGTAGTCCTAGGAAGAGATAATTTAGTGCCTTGAGGTAGGAAATGCTCGATCATGGGCTAGAATGGGAGTTCAGAGATTTTGCTTTGTCCTGGAAGGACGTGTTTGGGAGTAACAAAGgtaggggttggggtggggaagcCTTGAAGATGCAGTAAGAACAAAAATATGATGTACACAATGGGATGGGAGAGCTGAAGAGCTGGAGAGGAGGTTGTATATAGCCTTTATGATTCATCCTTTTATTATAATCACCTTGTAAGTCTGAAACGTGTCAGGGCGAAGCCAGCTGCAAGTAGGTGGGTGGTATGAGGAAACGGCTCAGGGGATTGGCTGCTAGCAGTTGGAGGCAAAGAACCAAAGGGCACTTTGCTGGCCCATCCTGGGATGGTTGTTAGTTGCACTTCAGCCTTGGGTTTGGATTTGTAGTCCAGAGCTCCTTACTTCCACCCCCTCCAGGGAAAGAATAATCAGAGGGGTGAGAGGGCTGACCAAGGAGAGAAGTGCAAAGGAGCCCTCAGGGGCTGACTACCTCGATCAGCTCAGcttgtctcttcttcttttctataCACACAGCCTACAAATATAGCATCCTAACACACCCACAGAGACCTACACAGtaacacatacatgtatacacacatgggCACTCACCTTCAgcagcatatacatatatacgcacAGATATGCACAAACACATACAGCCACACATACGTAAGTTCACATGCAAAATCACCCATTTACCCTCATAtccgcacacaaacacacacatacacacacacaaatcttatGAGACagctaaaaacaagaaaattgctGCTGGAATATCAAAGATAGCCTCTTTCTTTTTGGATACCCCTCACAGAGAAATCAGGTTTGTGGGGAGAGCAATGACCTCACATCTGAAGCTCCCACTATGGCTATTGAAAGCCTTGCTTCCTGGGGCCTAAACATTGGTTGATTGGTTTGGATTTGGGTTTCCAGGACCCAGGAGTGCCTTTGAGCCCTGCAGGAGGCAAGCAGTTCATTTGGGAGGAGATCATACAGATAGATTGGAGGAGTGGGGACAAAAAAAGAAGGTTTTAAGATGTATCTGGCAGAAATGCTCAGGAAGTCTTCAGAGTgcagaggaagggcagagaggcCAGTTGTAAATATCTCTACAGATCCATGTAGCTAGATATAATATTATACTTTTAAAGAAGAATACCCTGCCCTAGTGTGCTGCAATGAGAGCAGTTGAACTACTGCGACTCACACTGTGTGAGAGTGAGTGTCAAGGTGAGGCGGAGGTTTGGCAATGACACCTTATCAGAAACTTGAACCTTTGAGTTTGCCATAGAATTGGTCGTTTTAGCCTGAAAATTGCCAGATCTCCCCTGTGTCATTCTCTGTGTGTTCTGTCATCAGAGTCGTGGTTGAGCCCCACTCTTAGCTGCCCCCAGTTGTACAAGCACGTCGCCCTCCAGCTGGCTGCctacaccccccacccccgcactcCTCATCTCACACCCACTAACTCAATCAGGGTCTGTGCTAACAGAGAATTTGGAGCTTGGGCAGAGGGAAGGGTCTTGCTTAGTCTGGGATGGAGCAGCCCGGACTTTATTCGTCTACCCACCTTCTCTTTCTTTACCCCCGAAAATTGCTCCTCTACCACTACCACGGGAAGGAGACCTCTGTGTCTTTAATGTGTCAGTTTGTTGTGGGGCTGTGTGACACGATTCCTACGAAGTTCTTGCATGTGCCACTGTGGGGCACCTTTGCAGAGATAACAGACAATCTCTTGGGTCTTACTGGAGCTTGTCAAATGTATTCTTACAATCCATGTCATCTTGTTAATAGCAAGGCTGCAAAGTGTTTGCACATTTAGAGCTGAGTTTTGCTGAGACTGTGGCCATTCCTAATGAAGTTTCCTTATTCTGTACATAAAGGAGCTAACCCTTTGAGCTATTAACTAATGAATGCATTCACTAAGCTATCCACCTGCATGGTACCCTGCTGTGGTGATGACCACCAAAGGAAATCATGACTTGTCCTACTGAAAGTGCAGTGTGTTTGTGTAGGTTGTATCGTGTCCTGTGATCAATATGAAATCTTTATTATCAGTGTTAGGTTTTCGGGTAGGGAGCGGGGAGGGTGTTACAGTGTCTCCCTGATATACTTCAATTATGAAATACCCCCAGTTGGTCAGGGTCACCTCTGTTGACTCAACATATGTAAGACTTTGTACCCACCATCTTGCCGGACTGCATCTCTGGGGTCAATAGTCATCAGTGGAAGTGAATTCTTCAGAGGGCAGCCAAAGCAGTGCCATTCTGGAAGCAGAGGAAATACAGTAAAACCACACACGTGCAGGTCTTCAGGAGTGGTGCTGGGCCCAGGCAGtgaaaatcaagaaagaagaCCAAGACCCATGTGTCCTGGATGGTCTGTCTGGCAAAAGGGCCCAGAGCAGCAGAGAGCCCCCAAGGTGACCCAGTTCCCTCTTTGTCTTCATTAAATGCACATTTTTGCATGAAAAAGACCTCGACCAATcctgacttttaaaaaggaaaacatgaagaaacataaaattatgCTTCTGAAAATATGCTGAAATAAAGGTTTGTAAATAgccaaaaggggaaaataaatgtatataattgcaaatacacatacatatgagTCATTGCATTTCCTCTCTATTATGTTGGAAGGGACCTTCATCTGGGTCCAGGAAGCCTCTGTCTTCCATTCATCACCTTTGCCTCCCCACAGCTTTGCACACCCACCTCCCCATACCCTGGGATATCTGAATCCATAGTTTTCAAGAGGAGGGGAAATAATGATGTCACAGTTGAAATTAGTTTATGCTCTTGCAAAAATCATTCTAATtatttaagacaaaaattttaaaacacggCAAGTCACTGTGGTGTCAAATACAATGTGCACACATTTCCATTCGGTGGGGGTGGCTGGAGGAGAAAGGTCTtcataaagaaaacttttttaaatctccattaCCAATGTGGATGTGCAGAATAAAAAGCAAGAAAGCCCTGTAGAGGTGGGAAGAACGGTGTGCTCAGGTTTTAAAAAGTTTGCAGAGTCACATAAAAACATCCTGCTGATGCTGCAGAAGGTCATTGCTGTGGCCCACATTTGTCAGTGTGCCCGCCTCCAAACACCTTTTGTTGAAAACCTTGGACTTGCAGCAGGAACCCAGACCTAATGTCTCCTCCTCTGTGGTCCCTTTTGTACCCAAAGCAGGACAGGAGAGCTGTGCATTCACACCCAACAGGTCTGATCTGCCCAAGGGTCTGGGGGCTGGTGTTGTCACAGGGACATACACAAAGAGAAAATGCAGTTGGAGGTAAAAGGGTAGTTTTCACAGTATGTCTGGAGTAAGCCCTTAGCTACTGAGTTATTTTCTGCTGGCTAATTTATTGCCAATAACTCAGGTTCTGAAACTGGCCTGCAATCCCAGGTGGAGTTGTGACCCTTGAATCGTCCTACTGTAACTTGCTACCCGACAACTATACAACCACCTTAATGGATATGGGGTAAGAGAAGGGGGATGTGGTCTCCCTCCCCATTTACAGCTTCCCTAACTCTCAGGGTGAAAGAACCCTTGCTACAACTTCTCCAGGCTTTCAGCAAGGTCTCTTCCCAGCCTCCCATGTTGGCTCAGCTGCCTCTGAGCCCTGGCAGGGCCTCCAGGGACCCCTTAGTACTGCCATGGTGCCACTTCCCCCAACCAGGTTTCCCAAGCTGCCTTCCTGGTAAGACTCTCAAGGGAATTACTAAGGTATACAGGACTGAGgaaggattattttatttttaataaccttaAGCACATTTTTTATACTGATATGTTTAATAGCAATaagggaaaatggggaaaaaagaaagtgaagatcaaaaaaaaagtaatggggggacttccctggtggagctgtggttaagaatccccctgccaatgcacgggacacaggttcgatccctggcccaggaagatcccacatgccacggagcaactaagcccatgtgctacaactactgagcctgtgctctaagccacaagccacaactactgaagaccgcacctaaagcccctgctctgcaacaagagaacccactacaatgagaagcccgcatgccacaatgaagagtagccccctgcacactacaactagagaaagcccgtgcacagcaacgaagacccaatgcagccaaaaaaataaaaaaatttgttttaaaaaagtaatgggTGATGAGGACCTATTCCTCACGGGACTCAAACAAGTTTCTCTCCAATGGTCTAGAAGCAACTCAGGGACTGTACAGTGAGCAAGGGCCATAATTTGAACATAAACTCTGCCAATGGCCAGGCTAAGAGTTGCTACAGTAGAATGCAGTTCTGCATCCTTGACTGTAAATCTCTCAATTTCAATTACAAATCATCTTCTTAGAGAGTCTCCCTTTAATATCACATGAGGGATGGAGGTTAAAAATTTATTGGAAGTAGTGGACCCCAGCTCTCCCTTCTGTCTGGAATTCTCTGTGTGCCTTTAGGCAAGACCCTGTTCATTAGGGGGCCTCTTTGAATCCTCTCCTTTCCCAGCCCCAACCAAGGAGCCAACCCATTTTCACCCCAGGCCAGGTGCACTGCTTAAATCTCTGCCTATTAGGAAGATTTTCCATCCCTGCTCTCTTTCAATAGCACTATCCATTTTCAACTTGTACCCACATACTGCACCAGCCCATGCTTAAACCAGCCAGGGCCTAAAGAAACTCTATATGGTCATAGGTGCAAGCTGGGGAAGGGGTGCTGGTGCAACTGTAGTGGGTGATATGGGGATCTGAGCTATCTGCTCATATAATTATTTGAACCCTCTGGTCCTGCTCAGGCTGGAACAAGCCAACACTACTATCCCTGCCATGCTGAATCATTGGATGAGAGCAGCCCAAGGGGGAAGTGTGACCTCATTGCAAACTCAACTGGGGCTGGCAAGCAACTATGCCCCCTACAATAGGTTCTCTTGCTGGAGATCTGAGTGGCATATCTACATCACCACAAGACAAACACATCTTTCTATTGTTAATGTTGGTCTACCTCTTTCAGGATACAATTTTGCACCTACCCAAAGACCACCTTGTTACTATGGTTGTAGTTTGGTGTATGCCAGGGATCCAGGACAGTCCCCATCCTGACACTATCTCCATAGAGGAATACATGAATGCTTTGCTAAGGAAGTGAGACACCCACCTTCCTTTCCAATGAGCAGAAAACACTCTACCCCATCACACAACCAGACAATAGAATAACGAGTGAACCACAGAGAGTAAGGGTAAGTATTCTttcatgaaattatatatatacatatatatgtgtatatatgtatattacatatatattctaaaaGTACACTTGGTAGAGATATAAAATGTACTGTTTACTAGAAAAGagggttcagaaaaaaaaatcatttcaatggACAATGTAAAGTTAGACAACCTGAAAACAACAGGACTTCCCCAAATCCCACCACGCAGCCTCTTCCGTGTAGAAAATAAACCTTGTGAAACAACAGGTTTCCAAAGTCTGGTGGCTGGTGAGGAGCCCCGAGGGGAAGGTGTGCAGTTCTCTGTGCTCCCCCCACGGTCATGGGCACAGCAGCCCCCCTTCCAGCATCTGTGCTGGAACTGCAGCCTTTCTCTCAGGGGTTGAGGAGGACCCTCCTGAGTGAGGATGGAGGGGTCGGGTCCAGCAGGCCCGGAACAGAGGGTCCCCCAGCATGCAACTCCACCCGTACTGGGACTCCTGGGGCACCCTGGGCCGGGCTGTCAGGCTGCCCATCCCCCCCACCCGCCGCCCCCAACTCCTCAGGGATCTCGGGGGTTCAGAGGCTCGGTCTGAGGGGCACAGTCTcaggtgggcagagggaggggcccagGTGCTGCCTGGAGTCGAGGTGAGGACCAGAGGAGGACTGAGGGCCCCCAGGGGGATGCATCTGCAGCCCTCCCGACAGCCCTGGGAGCCCCCCAACCCCGGCATGCTGTCCGGATGGGACTGCACTGATccccctgggaggggcagggaagggccTGGGTCAGGGAGGCCGGGGCCAGGTCGGCAGAGGGAAGGAGCCCAGCCCCAGCAGGAGTCAAGGTACAACCGTGAGGGGGACTCGGAGGCCGCAAGGCATCCAGGTT is a genomic window of Phocoena sinus isolate mPhoSin1 chromosome X, mPhoSin1.pri, whole genome shotgun sequence containing:
- the GABRQ gene encoding gamma-aminobutyric acid receptor subunit theta, whose product is MGIRGMLRAAVLLLLIRTWLAEGNDLNPTPKFHFFELSSTVPDVVLDLFNCKNCANEAIVHKILDRVLSKYDVRLRPNFGGAPVPVGISIYVSSIEQISEMTMDYTITMFFHQTWKDTRLAYYETNLNLTLDYRMLEKLWVPDCYFLNSKDAFVHDVTVENRVFQLQPDGTVRYGIRLTTTAACSMNLQKFPLDKQTCKLEVESYGYTVEDILLYWEGNGNAIQGTEKLHIPQFSFLGKTMTSKEVFFYTGSYVRLIVRFLVKREVTSYLVQIYWPTVLTTVVSWISFWMNYESSAARVTVGLTSMLILNAINSHLRNKLPQFSCIKAIDIYMVVCFFFVFLSLLEYVYINYVFYSRRGPQRSQRQLRRAQRVMTRYRYQEAILSTVSLKDDQLHIEDENGSPPSRRVWAGLASPESLGSLASISEQAPLASSESLSSLSSLSDQSWLATAESLSDLPSTSEQAVPSYGIRVNDIDIDDSVIPTEIRNCAEAHGRAETCDPEDSEESSNSDESQDHGPSRKHLLVHSQRCVQEANYNLEEIHDTLDELDLEKQLKYNVDSTWSLYGNVMGFDPDKNTNSESDDSSPPSPGCSFSKGFSSKLFHPDYIPKVDQCSRLLFPLAFVVFNIVYWVYHMY